Proteins from a single region of Anaerolineae bacterium:
- a CDS encoding AI-2E family transporter translates to MKVTPQNKVFFYLFLLFVIYITYLLLRPYLGVVVFSVVTVVVFQPLYELILGWVGGRKGLATTVTILAIILAVLIPVLIVVNITINQAVLLVQDVSSVVAGENSNLTTAINRINEILATVPYAQNYQIDEASVLQAVRKMAGPVANFAAGRAVSLGSASVEWITDAIIFLAVVGTLLPSYHAAGQLLQNLSPLPDELDRIYIDRFVAMTKAMVKGIFVIAVVQGIVAGIFMAVAGTWYVFFLTLLAIFAAVLPLGVNILTVPVGIVHFFLGNTWQGILIIAGSLLVVSQLDNLLRPRLVSKDAYLNPALVLLSAFGGLSLFGFLGVIYGPIIMIFFVTTIEIYLEHYKLSPRSFGASKKTQPSELETGNNVNTAQPDHSAQSEAGSE, encoded by the coding sequence ATGAAGGTAACTCCTCAAAATAAGGTCTTTTTTTATCTTTTCCTGTTATTTGTCATCTACATTACCTACCTTTTGTTGCGGCCCTATTTGGGCGTGGTGGTGTTTTCAGTGGTCACAGTGGTGGTATTTCAGCCTCTCTATGAACTTATTTTGGGCTGGGTAGGGGGTCGAAAAGGATTGGCCACCACCGTAACCATTTTGGCCATTATCCTGGCCGTACTCATCCCTGTTTTGATTGTGGTTAATATAACCATCAATCAGGCGGTGCTTTTGGTGCAAGATGTATCCTCAGTGGTGGCGGGGGAAAATTCTAACCTTACCACCGCCATCAACAGAATCAATGAAATCCTGGCCACCGTTCCTTATGCGCAAAATTATCAAATAGATGAAGCCAGTGTTTTGCAGGCTGTGCGCAAAATGGCCGGCCCGGTGGCAAATTTTGCGGCCGGCCGGGCCGTGTCGTTAGGCAGCGCCTCGGTGGAATGGATCACCGACGCCATTATTTTTCTGGCGGTGGTGGGCACCCTGCTCCCTTCATATCATGCGGCGGGTCAGTTACTGCAAAACCTGAGTCCTCTTCCTGACGAACTTGACCGAATATACATTGACAGATTTGTGGCCATGACCAAAGCAATGGTCAAGGGAATATTTGTCATTGCGGTGGTGCAGGGCATTGTGGCGGGCATCTTTATGGCTGTTGCGGGCACCTGGTATGTTTTCTTTTTGACCCTGCTGGCTATATTTGCCGCAGTTTTACCCCTGGGCGTCAATATTCTCACGGTGCCGGTAGGGATTGTCCATTTTTTCCTGGGCAATACCTGGCAGGGAATTTTGATTATTGCCGGAAGTTTGTTGGTGGTGAGTCAGCTAGACAATCTTTTACGGCCGCGGTTGGTATCAAAAGACGCCTACCTGAACCCTGCCCTGGTTTTACTGAGCGCCTTTGGCGGCCTGAGTTTGTTTGGCTTTTTGGGCGTTATTTACGGCCCCATCATCATGATCTTTTTTGTGACCACCATTGAAATATATTTGGAACATTATAAATTGTCTCCCCGGTCATTTGGCGCTTCAAAGAAAACGCAACCATCAGAGTTAGAAACAGGCAACAATGTAAATACTGCCCAGCCTGATCATTCGGCTCAAAGCGAGGCAGGGAGCGAATAA
- a CDS encoding phage holin family protein, whose amino-acid sequence MRYLFLRWIILAIAIGITAWIMPGFQIHGAFWLNLVIIAAVLGLVNAIIRPIVMFLTCPLIILTLGLFTLVVNALMLSLTDWLLPNILSVEGFWTTFFSALIISIVSGLLGVFVHDDSRW is encoded by the coding sequence ATGCGTTATCTTTTTCTCAGGTGGATCATTTTGGCAATAGCCATTGGCATAACGGCCTGGATAATGCCGGGGTTTCAAATTCACGGCGCTTTCTGGCTTAATTTGGTGATTATTGCGGCGGTTTTGGGCCTGGTCAATGCCATTATCCGGCCTATTGTGATGTTCCTTACCTGCCCGCTCATCATTCTCACCTTGGGCCTGTTCACCTTGGTGGTCAATGCCTTAATGCTTTCTTTAACCGACTGGTTGCTGCCAAATATTTTGAGTGTGGAGGGCTTTTGGACCACCTTCTTTTCGGCCTTAATCATCAGCATCGTTTCCGGCCTGTTAGGTGTATTTGTTCACGATGATAGCCGGTGGTAA
- a CDS encoding TVP38/TMEM64 family protein — translation MEKFEAKAIIRRAAKWLVRGIIALAIIALVWVGRRHLLDLLNFFGDKEAVTTYLEPFGFWGPLLYLLILGIQVLTVFIPAHPLLIAAGYLYGFLAGLALNLSGVVLVSQLVFVMARRVGTPLVHRLVPANILDRWEHMIQQQGFFFFLLLFWFPIIPSNATNYLAGLSPISFWFFFLANLLGRLPGVMLMTLIGSHGFTLSRQQWMVIIPAALVVVAAGRYLTVKIERHFKPDSNIR, via the coding sequence ATGGAAAAATTTGAAGCCAAAGCAATAATTCGCCGGGCAGCAAAATGGCTCGTGAGAGGAATCATTGCCCTGGCTATTATTGCCCTGGTGTGGGTAGGCCGTCGCCATTTGCTAGACTTGCTCAATTTTTTTGGAGATAAAGAGGCGGTGACCACTTATCTGGAACCGTTTGGTTTTTGGGGGCCTTTACTTTACCTGTTGATTTTGGGGATACAGGTGCTTACGGTTTTTATTCCCGCCCATCCGCTGCTGATTGCAGCGGGCTATCTATATGGCTTTTTGGCAGGGCTGGCCCTAAATTTAAGCGGCGTGGTGCTGGTCAGCCAGCTTGTTTTTGTGATGGCCCGGCGGGTTGGCACGCCCCTGGTTCATCGCCTGGTGCCGGCTAATATCCTTGACCGTTGGGAACACATGATTCAACAACAAGGCTTTTTCTTTTTTCTGCTCCTTTTTTGGTTTCCCATCATCCCCAGCAACGCCACCAATTACCTGGCCGGATTAAGCCCCATTTCTTTTTGGTTTTTCTTTTTGGCCAATCTGCTGGGCCGCTTGCCGGGAGTAATGTTGATGACGCTCATCGGTTCACACGGATTTACCCTTTCCAGACAGCAATGGATGGTGATTATCCCGGCGGCCCTGGTAGTGGTAGCGGCGGGGCGTTACCTGACAGTTAAAATCGAGCGTCATTTTAAACCGGATTCCAACATCCGTTGA